The following are encoded together in the Corynebacterium jeikeium genome:
- a CDS encoding amidohydrolase produces the protein MRNANIAEFIANHGVDLSWQDSFYQWMHENPELSLQEEQTAKHITARLAQMDCEVTTGIGGYGVTAVFRNPSSEATSADEPTVLMRADFDALPVQETTGLPYASKNDGVMHACGHDMHAAALMGLCAVLDERRDSWHGTFIALFQPAEEVTAGASNMINDGLAEKIPTPDVCLGQHVLPGRLGTVMSAPGPVLAACDTITIKLYGKSSHGSRPQESIDPTFLAAMIVVRLQGIVGREVAPSDFAVITVGTLSSGHTNNTIPEDATLVLNCRFYDTDVRDKTYAAIERVVRAECDASGCELPPEFDYSAHGELTDNTPSTFEHVRPVFDAVFGEDSIDAEPWTASEDFSEIPRHFDVPYLFWTIGTTDPELWASGDPVPGNHHGAFAPRIEALGTSTDAALAATLSYLFRS, from the coding sequence ATGCGCAACGCGAATATTGCAGAGTTCATCGCAAACCACGGTGTGGATCTGAGCTGGCAGGATAGCTTCTACCAGTGGATGCACGAGAACCCCGAGTTGTCGCTGCAGGAGGAGCAAACCGCCAAGCACATTACCGCGCGGTTGGCGCAGATGGATTGTGAGGTGACCACGGGTATCGGGGGTTATGGCGTCACCGCCGTGTTCCGTAACCCGAGCAGCGAGGCAACCAGTGCAGACGAGCCGACCGTCCTCATGCGCGCCGACTTCGATGCCCTTCCCGTGCAGGAAACAACGGGGCTGCCCTATGCCTCCAAGAACGACGGGGTGATGCATGCGTGCGGCCACGACATGCACGCCGCGGCGCTGATGGGCCTGTGCGCGGTTCTTGACGAACGTCGCGATTCCTGGCACGGCACCTTCATTGCGCTGTTCCAGCCCGCGGAGGAGGTCACCGCCGGTGCCAGCAACATGATCAACGACGGCCTGGCGGAGAAGATCCCCACCCCCGATGTGTGCCTGGGCCAGCACGTCCTACCCGGCCGCCTCGGCACTGTGATGTCCGCGCCCGGGCCGGTGTTGGCGGCCTGCGACACGATCACCATCAAGCTCTACGGTAAGTCCTCCCACGGCTCGCGCCCGCAGGAATCGATCGACCCGACTTTCCTAGCTGCAATGATCGTTGTCCGCCTGCAGGGTATCGTCGGCCGCGAGGTCGCCCCGTCGGACTTCGCCGTCATTACGGTCGGCACTCTGTCCTCCGGGCACACGAACAACACCATCCCGGAAGATGCCACGCTAGTGCTGAACTGCCGTTTCTACGACACGGACGTGCGCGACAAGACTTACGCCGCCATCGAGCGGGTCGTCCGCGCCGAGTGCGATGCCTCCGGCTGCGAGCTTCCACCCGAGTTCGACTACTCCGCCCACGGCGAGCTCACCGACAATACCCCCAGCACGTTCGAGCACGTACGCCCGGTGTTTGATGCGGTCTTCGGGGAGGATTCTATTGACGCCGAACCCTGGACAGCCTCCGAGGACTTCTCGGAGATCCCCCGTCACTTCGACGTGCCCTACCTTTTCTGGACGATCGGCACCACGGATCCGGAGCTGTGGGCCTCCGGGGATCCGGTGCCGGGCAACCACCACGGTGCCTTTGCCCCGCGCATTGAGGCGCTGGGCACCTCCACCGACGCGGCGTTGGCCGCGACGCTGAGCTACCTCTTCCGCTCCTGA
- the trpB gene encoding tryptophan synthase subunit beta → MTTEKTFKNTDAQGKRLPTVGEILATATHHEPDERGHWGEFGGRYVPEALMAVIEEITDAWAKARSDQGYLDQLDELHRTYTGRPSPLYYAARFSEAVGAEVWLKREDLNHTGSHKINNVLGQVLLAKRMDKTRVIAETGAGQHGVATATACALLGLECRIYMGAVDAERQALNIARMRLLGAHVEVVEIGSRTLKDAINEAMRFWVSNADDTYYCFGTAAGPHPFPQMVRDLQRVIGVEARQQLLAETGKLPDAVVACVGGGSNAIGLFHPFIEDEGVDIVGAEAAGDGVETGRHAAPINLGLQGVFQGSFADLMQDEDGQIIESHSISAGLDYPGVGPEHSKLHAEGRARYLPITDSEAMDAFKQLTRLEGIIPAIESSHAVAAAIKVAAEKPGATLIVNISGRGDKDVNTAAKWFDMLDQKSEKDG, encoded by the coding sequence GTGACTACCGAGAAGACCTTCAAGAACACCGACGCGCAGGGCAAGCGCCTGCCGACGGTAGGCGAGATCCTGGCGACCGCCACCCACCACGAGCCCGACGAGCGTGGACACTGGGGTGAATTCGGCGGCCGTTACGTCCCCGAGGCCCTCATGGCCGTGATCGAGGAGATCACCGATGCCTGGGCGAAGGCTCGCTCGGACCAGGGGTACCTGGACCAGCTCGACGAGCTGCACCGCACCTACACCGGCCGCCCATCACCGCTGTACTATGCGGCCCGCTTCTCCGAGGCCGTCGGCGCAGAAGTGTGGCTGAAGCGCGAGGACCTGAACCACACCGGCTCCCACAAGATCAACAACGTGCTGGGGCAGGTGCTGCTGGCCAAGCGTATGGACAAGACGCGCGTGATTGCGGAGACCGGCGCCGGCCAGCACGGTGTGGCCACGGCGACGGCATGCGCGCTGCTCGGCCTTGAATGCCGGATCTACATGGGGGCTGTGGACGCCGAACGGCAGGCCCTCAACATTGCCCGCATGCGCCTGCTCGGCGCCCACGTGGAGGTAGTGGAGATTGGCTCCCGCACCCTAAAGGACGCCATCAACGAGGCGATGCGCTTCTGGGTTTCCAACGCCGACGACACCTACTACTGCTTCGGCACCGCCGCCGGCCCGCACCCATTTCCGCAGATGGTGCGTGACCTGCAGCGCGTCATCGGCGTGGAGGCGCGCCAGCAGTTGCTGGCCGAGACCGGCAAGCTACCCGACGCCGTGGTGGCCTGTGTGGGCGGCGGCTCCAACGCGATCGGCCTGTTCCACCCGTTCATCGAGGACGAAGGCGTGGACATCGTCGGCGCTGAGGCCGCGGGCGACGGTGTGGAGACTGGGCGCCACGCCGCGCCGATCAACCTGGGGCTGCAGGGCGTGTTCCAGGGTTCCTTCGCCGACCTGATGCAGGACGAGGATGGGCAGATCATCGAATCTCACTCCATCTCCGCCGGGTTGGACTACCCGGGAGTGGGGCCGGAGCACTCTAAGCTGCACGCGGAGGGGCGCGCTCGCTACCTGCCGATTACCGACTCCGAGGCCATGGACGCCTTCAAGCAGCTGACCCGCCTGGAGGGCATCATCCCCGCTATCGAGTCCTCTCACGCCGTGGCCGCCGCCATCAAGGTGGCCGCGGAGAAGCCGGGCGCCACGCTGATTGTGAACATTTCCGGCCGCGGCGACAAGGACGTCAACACCGCCGCGAAGTGGTTCGACATGCTGGACCAGAAGAGCGAGAAGGACGGCTAA
- a CDS encoding amino acid ABC transporter ATP-binding protein, translated as MSETNAPMIAIKNVWKRYGRLDVLKGIDLEVPRGGVTCLIGPSGSGKSTLLRCVNHLEKVTSGRIEVDGELIGYREKNGNLYELTPKQAAAQRVDIGMVFQHFNLFTHRTVLENIIEAPVQVRGENKNDAIEHAHKLLDQVGLAHKADAYPVQLSGGQQQRVAIARALAMRPKLMLFDEPTSALDPELVGEVLNVMRHLADDGMTMLVVTHEMGFAREVADEVAFMDGGVIVEHGPSAEVIGNPQHERTQEFLSSLL; from the coding sequence ATGTCTGAAACCAACGCACCGATGATTGCCATCAAGAACGTGTGGAAGCGCTACGGCCGACTCGACGTTCTGAAAGGCATCGACCTGGAAGTGCCCCGCGGCGGCGTGACCTGCCTGATCGGCCCCTCCGGCTCCGGTAAGTCCACCCTGCTGCGCTGCGTGAACCACCTGGAGAAGGTGACCTCCGGGCGGATCGAAGTGGACGGCGAGCTGATCGGCTACCGCGAGAAGAACGGAAACCTCTACGAGCTGACGCCGAAGCAAGCAGCGGCGCAGCGCGTGGACATTGGAATGGTGTTCCAGCACTTCAACCTGTTCACCCACCGCACCGTGCTGGAGAACATCATCGAGGCGCCCGTGCAGGTGCGCGGCGAAAACAAGAACGACGCCATCGAGCACGCACACAAGCTACTGGACCAGGTGGGGCTCGCCCACAAGGCCGACGCCTACCCGGTGCAGCTCTCCGGCGGACAGCAGCAGCGCGTGGCCATCGCCCGCGCACTGGCGATGAGGCCCAAGCTGATGCTCTTCGACGAGCCGACCTCCGCGCTGGACCCCGAGCTGGTCGGCGAAGTGCTGAACGTGATGCGCCACCTGGCTGACGACGGCATGACGATGCTGGTCGTGACCCACGAGATGGGATTCGCCCGCGAAGTCGCCGACGAGGTTGCCTTCATGGATGGCGGGGTGATCGTGGAGCACGGCCCGTCCGCGGAAGTCATTGGAAATCCGCAGCACGAACGCACCCAAGAGTTCCTATCGAGCCTGCTCTAG
- a CDS encoding amino acid ABC transporter permease — MSNQNASSATQRRRPTENKAIPLRHPGRWIAAVILAALVVWFIISAARNDAYHWDTYFQYLLDTRIVKAAMHTIALTILAMIIGVVIGAIVAVLRMSPNPVLQGVAWLFLWVFRGTPVYVQLVFWGLLSSLYQSVSVGFAEIDLEQVLQNAFILAVLGLGLNEAAYMAEIVRAGIQAVPEGQSEASKALGMTWGQNMRRTVMPQAMRIIIPPTGNEFISLLKTTSLVIAVPYTAELYGRATDISNSLFQPVPLLLVAATWYLVITSILMVVQFYVERYYSRGSSRQLTQRQLAALADAEGVPPRNITVGPNEKKD, encoded by the coding sequence GTGAGCAACCAAAACGCCTCCTCCGCAACGCAGCGTAGGCGCCCCACCGAGAACAAAGCGATCCCGCTTCGCCACCCCGGCCGCTGGATCGCGGCGGTAATCCTCGCAGCACTCGTGGTGTGGTTCATTATTTCCGCGGCCCGAAACGACGCTTACCACTGGGACACCTACTTCCAGTACCTGCTGGATACGCGCATCGTAAAGGCGGCGATGCACACCATCGCGCTGACGATTCTGGCGATGATCATCGGCGTGGTGATCGGTGCGATCGTCGCGGTTCTGCGCATGTCGCCGAACCCCGTGCTGCAGGGTGTGGCGTGGCTGTTCCTGTGGGTCTTCCGCGGCACGCCCGTGTACGTGCAGCTGGTGTTCTGGGGTCTGCTGAGCTCCCTGTACCAGTCCGTGAGCGTGGGCTTCGCCGAAATCGACCTGGAGCAAGTACTGCAGAATGCCTTCATCCTGGCCGTGCTGGGCCTCGGCCTGAACGAGGCCGCCTACATGGCCGAAATCGTCCGCGCCGGCATCCAGGCCGTGCCCGAAGGACAGTCCGAAGCTTCGAAGGCACTGGGCATGACCTGGGGGCAAAACATGCGCCGCACCGTGATGCCGCAGGCCATGCGCATCATCATCCCGCCGACGGGCAACGAGTTCATCTCGCTGCTGAAGACCACCTCGCTGGTCATTGCCGTGCCCTACACCGCCGAGCTTTACGGCCGCGCCACCGACATCTCTAACTCACTGTTCCAGCCCGTCCCGCTGCTACTCGTTGCCGCCACCTGGTACCTGGTGATCACCAGCATTCTGATGGTTGTGCAGTTCTACGTTGAGCGTTACTACTCTCGCGGATCGTCGCGCCAGCTCACGCAGCGCCAACTCGCCGCCCTTGCTGACGCCGAAGGCGTGCCCCCGCGCAATATCACCGTCGGGCCGAACGAAAAGAAGGACTAG
- the pyk gene encoding pyruvate kinase produces the protein MNRRTKIVCTLGPAVASKEQIRGLVDAGMNVARLNFSHGEHADHEQNYNWVRQATDESGKAVGVLADLQGPKIRLGRFAEGATVWATGETVRITVDDVQGTHDRVSTTYKGLARDARPGDRLLVDDGKIALVCKEVDGNDVVCEVTEGGPVSNNKGVSLPGMNISVPALSEKDTEDLRFALQLGVDFIALSFVRSPSDVELVRDIMDEVGRRVPVIAKLEKPEAVDALEPVILAFDAIMVARGDLGVEVPLEDVPLVQKRAIQIARENAKPVIVATQMLDSMIENSRPTRAEASDVANAVLDGADAVMLSGETSIGKHPITTVETMARIVRAAEIDGEVPPLTHRPRTRRGVISYAAKDIGERLNAKALVAFTSSGDTAKRVARLRSHLPLLVFTPSQAVRSQLALTWGVETFLIEDVKSTDEMMDTVDHHLLAMPEYKYDDMMVVVAGSPPGISGNTNMIQVHLLGQERKR, from the coding sequence GTGAATAGAAGAACCAAGATTGTTTGCACCCTGGGCCCTGCGGTCGCTTCGAAGGAGCAGATTCGCGGGCTCGTAGACGCAGGAATGAACGTTGCGCGCCTCAACTTTTCCCACGGCGAGCACGCAGACCACGAGCAGAATTACAACTGGGTTCGACAGGCCACCGATGAATCCGGCAAGGCCGTCGGTGTCCTCGCCGACCTGCAAGGCCCGAAGATCCGCCTGGGACGCTTCGCAGAGGGCGCAACCGTCTGGGCGACCGGCGAGACGGTACGCATTACCGTCGACGACGTGCAGGGCACGCACGATCGCGTGTCCACCACATACAAGGGCCTGGCTCGCGACGCCCGCCCCGGCGACCGCCTGCTGGTCGACGACGGCAAGATCGCGCTGGTGTGCAAGGAAGTCGACGGCAATGACGTCGTGTGTGAAGTCACCGAGGGCGGCCCGGTTTCCAACAACAAGGGTGTCTCCCTTCCAGGCATGAACATCTCCGTGCCGGCGCTGAGCGAGAAGGACACCGAAGACCTGCGCTTCGCCCTGCAGCTGGGCGTGGACTTCATCGCTCTGTCCTTCGTGCGCAGCCCCTCCGATGTGGAGCTGGTGCGCGACATCATGGACGAAGTTGGCCGCCGCGTGCCGGTGATCGCCAAGCTGGAGAAGCCGGAGGCAGTCGACGCGCTGGAGCCGGTTATTCTGGCCTTCGATGCAATTATGGTCGCCCGCGGTGACCTGGGCGTGGAGGTGCCGCTGGAAGACGTACCGCTGGTGCAGAAGCGCGCCATCCAGATTGCCCGCGAGAACGCCAAGCCGGTGATCGTGGCAACGCAGATGCTGGACTCCATGATCGAGAACTCCCGCCCGACGCGCGCCGAGGCCTCCGACGTGGCCAACGCCGTGCTCGACGGTGCGGATGCCGTGATGCTCTCCGGCGAGACCTCCATCGGCAAGCACCCGATCACCACCGTGGAGACGATGGCCCGCATCGTACGCGCCGCGGAGATCGACGGAGAAGTGCCGCCGCTGACGCACCGCCCGCGCACCCGCCGCGGCGTGATTTCCTACGCAGCCAAGGACATCGGCGAGCGCCTGAACGCGAAGGCACTGGTGGCCTTCACCTCCTCCGGCGATACAGCCAAGCGCGTGGCGCGCCTACGCTCCCACCTGCCGCTGCTGGTGTTCACGCCTTCCCAGGCCGTGCGCTCCCAGCTGGCCCTGACGTGGGGCGTGGAGACGTTCCTCATCGAAGACGTGAAATCCACCGACGAGATGATGGATACTGTCGACCACCACCTGCTGGCCATGCCGGAGTACAAGTACGACGACATGATGGTCGTCGTCGCCGGCTCCCCACCCGGGATTTCCGGCAACACCAACATGATCCAGGTGCACCTGCTGGGTCAGGAGCGGAAGAGGTAG
- a CDS encoding HNH endonuclease signature motif containing protein, with protein MDADEMRRMCNRVDAAYAYSVIDDPTVARIQALRKAGMADAIVFSHAAQILAVMNMLGLAALKAGVIGVRHLEQVWRVRNAYATQLTEPDEAGQAIMDMEQFNRYLEKHAVDCISAREEGPTAKELGEYLCEVIARDFPTPFAEGEKAAAKERSATKGSVTTLGGTAELSRWTLNMPKDQSQRMWEAVTKKAKVLAGELDCDLAQARMDVIAGLISGEETNTVVHVHVFRWEGGPGFIPGVGAISTEQADIYESFAKRVDSVTVPPAVEQYTPSREMKEFLVGRDGTCRFPGCEHPAPMCDKDHIVPYNHSDPSTGGATDVRNMQCLCRAHHNLKTNGQWRASTSDGGWTIKWVNHHGEQFTTHARGVIPKPQ; from the coding sequence ATGGATGCCGACGAGATGCGGCGGATGTGCAACAGGGTCGACGCGGCGTATGCATACAGCGTGATCGACGACCCGACCGTGGCGCGGATACAAGCGCTGCGGAAGGCGGGGATGGCGGATGCGATAGTGTTCTCGCACGCGGCGCAGATACTCGCCGTGATGAACATGCTCGGGCTGGCGGCGCTGAAAGCCGGGGTGATCGGCGTGCGGCACCTCGAGCAAGTGTGGCGGGTGCGCAACGCCTACGCGACACAGCTGACGGAGCCCGACGAGGCAGGGCAGGCGATCATGGACATGGAACAGTTCAACCGCTACCTGGAGAAACACGCTGTGGACTGCATCAGCGCACGCGAGGAAGGGCCCACGGCGAAAGAACTGGGCGAATACCTGTGCGAAGTGATCGCGCGGGACTTCCCCACCCCATTCGCGGAAGGCGAGAAGGCTGCGGCGAAGGAACGGTCCGCAACTAAGGGGTCCGTGACGACGCTGGGCGGGACCGCCGAGCTTTCCCGGTGGACGCTGAACATGCCGAAAGACCAATCGCAGCGCATGTGGGAAGCAGTAACGAAGAAGGCGAAGGTGCTGGCCGGGGAGCTAGACTGCGACCTCGCACAAGCACGGATGGACGTGATCGCGGGGCTGATCAGCGGCGAAGAAACCAACACGGTAGTGCACGTGCACGTCTTTCGGTGGGAAGGCGGCCCAGGATTCATCCCGGGAGTCGGGGCGATCAGCACCGAACAGGCCGACATTTACGAAAGCTTCGCCAAGCGCGTGGACAGCGTGACTGTGCCGCCGGCCGTGGAGCAGTACACGCCAAGCCGAGAAATGAAAGAATTCCTCGTGGGTAGGGACGGAACCTGCCGCTTCCCCGGGTGCGAACACCCCGCGCCGATGTGCGACAAAGACCACATCGTGCCGTACAACCACTCGGACCCGTCGACGGGCGGAGCTACGGATGTGCGAAATATGCAGTGCTTATGTCGCGCCCACCACAACCTGAAAACTAACGGGCAGTGGAGAGCCAGCACTAGCGACGGCGGCTGGACGATCAAGTGGGTGAACCACCACGGAGAGCAGTTCACCACCCACGCGAGAGGAGTTATACCGAAGCCACAGTGA
- the lgt gene encoding prolipoprotein diacylglyceryl transferase: MIAAAIPSPPQGVWELGPIPIRAYALCILTGVIVAYFWTRRRYAKLGGNPEVTVDALLVAVPAGIIGARIYHVITDHDKYFGEGKDPTQVFNITNGGLGIWGGVVLGSLAVWLLFKAKGLPLGTFAAAVAPTVPLAQAIGRLGNWFNQELYGGPSDSPWALEIYRRVDESGYSAPITGHSTGEVLATVQPTFLYELIWNLLVVVLLLVAERYWRVGGGRLFTLYVMGYTFGRFFIENIRTDAATTVFGDVRINVVVSAVVFLAATALFIWWTVQQRKAEGITKEEAK; the protein is encoded by the coding sequence ATGATCGCGGCGGCCATTCCTTCGCCACCACAGGGGGTCTGGGAGCTAGGCCCCATTCCCATCCGCGCTTACGCGCTGTGCATCCTCACAGGCGTGATCGTGGCCTACTTCTGGACCCGCCGCCGCTACGCGAAGCTTGGCGGAAACCCGGAGGTCACTGTCGACGCGCTGCTCGTAGCCGTGCCCGCGGGCATCATCGGCGCCCGGATCTACCACGTGATCACCGATCACGATAAGTATTTCGGCGAGGGCAAAGACCCTACCCAGGTATTCAACATCACCAACGGCGGTTTGGGGATCTGGGGCGGAGTCGTCCTGGGCTCCCTCGCTGTGTGGCTGCTATTCAAGGCCAAAGGGCTGCCACTGGGGACCTTCGCCGCCGCCGTGGCGCCGACAGTGCCGCTGGCGCAAGCCATCGGCCGGCTGGGCAACTGGTTCAATCAGGAACTCTACGGCGGACCCAGCGACTCTCCCTGGGCGCTGGAAATCTACCGCCGTGTGGACGAAAGCGGCTACTCCGCACCCATCACCGGACACTCCACCGGGGAAGTGCTGGCCACAGTCCAGCCGACGTTCCTCTACGAGCTGATCTGGAACCTGCTCGTGGTCGTACTGCTGCTAGTCGCGGAACGCTACTGGCGCGTTGGCGGGGGCAGGCTGTTCACCCTCTACGTCATGGGCTACACGTTCGGACGCTTCTTCATCGAAAACATCCGCACAGACGCTGCCACCACAGTGTTCGGCGACGTGCGCATCAACGTTGTCGTTTCCGCAGTGGTGTTCCTCGCTGCGACAGCACTGTTCATCTGGTGGACGGTGCAGCAGCGCAAGGCTGAGGGCATCACAAAAGAAGAAGCGAAGTAG
- a CDS encoding DUF4921 family protein yields the protein MFAVIGSHASHPAPVPPLTTLPDGTIKQVNPFSGTEVWTVPGRGNRPIAEHRPEVRTVGDRDSATAFGLNRKLDTPPEKSRLVLDEDGQAHILRGLPVSQLEETEPLFRRVANLFEILTYDYWLLNYGYRMNPAAAKHMTDYLAEEAGQDHVEQILRAKWSAGGTTQEELDELFSPENRMQTLYEKSAGLFAGGHDVIIARDHYIPGADTTDQLASSGTLGWKNHRHFIAFTVDGMDRLYRANRYVRYVAAFQNWLAPAGASFEHLHKQLVAIDEHGLQNELEIAQVRANPNMYNEWAVDYAARHNLVIAENDHAIAFAGFGHRWPTLEVFSKSATTEPWLMSDAERDAVSDLVHACHVAAGPHISCNEEWLHRPLDVDVPMPWRIVIKWRVSTMAGFEGGTKIFINTISPADLRERVLNALVKAQEEGQLAPGIRLGDDCATRPNMLKYNPAIR from the coding sequence ATGTTTGCCGTGATTGGTTCCCATGCTTCGCACCCCGCGCCCGTACCTCCCCTGACCACCCTGCCGGACGGAACGATCAAACAGGTCAACCCGTTTTCCGGCACCGAGGTGTGGACCGTACCCGGCCGCGGCAACCGCCCCATCGCAGAGCACCGACCAGAGGTGCGCACCGTAGGCGACCGGGACTCCGCCACCGCATTCGGCCTGAACCGCAAGCTCGACACTCCGCCGGAGAAATCTCGCCTGGTACTCGACGAGGACGGCCAGGCACACATCCTGCGCGGACTGCCCGTCAGCCAGCTGGAGGAAACCGAACCGCTGTTCCGCCGCGTGGCGAACCTCTTCGAGATCCTCACCTACGACTACTGGCTCCTGAACTACGGCTACCGGATGAACCCCGCCGCCGCCAAGCACATGACCGACTATCTGGCCGAGGAGGCCGGCCAGGACCACGTCGAGCAGATTCTCCGCGCCAAGTGGTCCGCCGGCGGCACCACGCAAGAAGAACTCGACGAGCTTTTCTCTCCCGAGAATCGCATGCAGACTCTCTACGAAAAGAGCGCCGGGCTCTTCGCCGGCGGTCACGACGTGATCATCGCCCGTGACCACTACATTCCCGGCGCAGACACCACCGACCAGTTGGCCTCCAGCGGCACTCTCGGTTGGAAGAACCACCGCCACTTCATCGCCTTCACCGTCGACGGCATGGATCGCCTCTACCGCGCGAACCGCTACGTCCGCTACGTCGCCGCGTTCCAGAACTGGCTCGCCCCGGCGGGCGCCAGCTTCGAGCACCTCCACAAGCAGCTCGTCGCCATCGACGAGCACGGCCTGCAAAACGAACTCGAGATCGCCCAGGTCCGCGCGAACCCGAACATGTACAACGAGTGGGCCGTCGATTACGCTGCCCGCCACAACCTCGTCATCGCCGAGAACGACCACGCCATTGCGTTTGCTGGTTTTGGGCACCGCTGGCCGACCCTCGAGGTTTTCTCCAAGTCCGCCACGACCGAACCTTGGCTGATGTCTGACGCCGAACGCGATGCCGTCTCGGATCTAGTTCACGCCTGCCACGTCGCCGCCGGGCCACACATCTCCTGCAATGAGGAGTGGCTGCACCGTCCCCTCGACGTTGACGTCCCGATGCCTTGGCGCATCGTCATTAAGTGGCGCGTATCCACCATGGCCGGGTTCGAAGGCGGCACGAAGATTTTCATCAACACCATCTCCCCGGCTGACCTCCGGGAGCGCGTGCTCAATGCCCTGGTTAAGGCTCAGGAGGAAGGCCAGCTGGCCCCGGGTATCCGCCTCGGCGACGACTGCGCCACCCGCCCCAACATGCTGAAGTACAACCCGGCAATCCGCTAA
- the trpA gene encoding tryptophan synthase subunit alpha — MTSRLSKVFTDARAEGRGALVAYFPAGYPTVAKSKEFVAELAQHADLIEVGIPFTDPMMDGPTIQDAANEALANGFRVKDTLDVVRAVTEAGGQAVIMSYWNPVLQYGPEKFAADLAAAGGLGSIIPDLLPEEAERWAEACKANDLSPVHLVAPSTTPERMALTVDAGDGFIYAASHMGVTGAQDEVSSSAEELVARVREATDLPVAVGLGVKTGKHAADIASYADGVIVGSALIQAASDGNLGELAAELARGVRA; from the coding sequence ATGACCTCCCGACTTTCTAAGGTTTTCACTGACGCGCGCGCCGAGGGGCGGGGCGCACTCGTGGCCTACTTCCCGGCCGGTTACCCCACGGTGGCGAAGTCCAAGGAGTTCGTCGCCGAGCTGGCCCAGCATGCCGACTTGATCGAGGTGGGCATCCCGTTTACCGACCCGATGATGGACGGCCCCACCATCCAGGACGCCGCCAACGAAGCACTGGCCAATGGCTTCCGGGTGAAGGACACGCTCGACGTGGTCCGCGCAGTCACAGAAGCGGGCGGCCAGGCCGTCATCATGTCCTATTGGAACCCCGTGCTGCAGTACGGCCCGGAGAAGTTCGCCGCCGACCTGGCAGCCGCCGGGGGACTGGGCTCCATCATCCCGGACTTGCTGCCGGAGGAAGCTGAGCGTTGGGCGGAGGCTTGCAAGGCCAATGACCTATCGCCGGTCCATCTCGTCGCGCCCTCTACTACGCCGGAGCGCATGGCCCTTACTGTTGACGCCGGCGACGGCTTCATTTACGCCGCATCCCACATGGGTGTGACGGGCGCGCAGGACGAGGTCTCCAGTTCCGCCGAGGAGCTAGTCGCTCGCGTTCGCGAGGCCACGGACCTACCGGTGGCAGTGGGACTGGGCGTGAAAACCGGTAAGCACGCGGCGGACATCGCCTCCTACGCCGACGGTGTGATCGTCGGCTCCGCGCTGATCCAGGCCGCATCCGACGGCAACCTGGGCGAGCTGGCCGCAGAGCTGGCGCGAGGCGTTCGCGCATGA
- a CDS encoding ABC transporter substrate-binding protein → MKHSHPRSLARTVAKGTLAILLSASLAGCVTNEELGNPEGWEEILPAKNPQLAALVPPDVQAKGKITVGTNPPYAPNEFKDSDGNIIGFEMDLIRAAGAMMGLDVEVNQMDFNLILPAISAGSVDVGASAFTDTEDRQTSYDFVDFYSAGISWATQPGNEESINPDNACGLKVAVQKGTYSDTDEVQGRSDECEAQGKEPIEKLVYEKADAAATATILKKADAYSSDSPVIDFAIARSDGKLVRVGEPFDTAPFGMGVKKNNPLGKALAATMQTMMNDGTYEAILKQWELEDGGLDAVTFNLKPYQLPHTLEPKEGTK, encoded by the coding sequence ATGAAACATAGCCACCCGCGCTCTCTGGCCCGTACCGTGGCCAAGGGCACCCTTGCGATCCTGCTTTCAGCATCGCTGGCGGGGTGTGTGACCAACGAAGAACTCGGCAATCCGGAAGGCTGGGAGGAAATCCTCCCGGCGAAGAACCCGCAGCTCGCCGCCCTAGTGCCCCCGGACGTCCAGGCCAAGGGAAAAATCACCGTCGGCACCAACCCGCCCTACGCACCCAACGAGTTTAAAGACTCCGACGGAAACATCATCGGCTTCGAAATGGACCTCATCCGCGCCGCCGGTGCCATGATGGGCCTTGACGTCGAAGTCAACCAAATGGACTTCAACCTAATCCTGCCGGCCATCAGCGCCGGATCCGTCGACGTCGGAGCCAGCGCCTTCACCGACACTGAAGACCGGCAGACGAGCTACGACTTCGTCGACTTCTACAGCGCCGGCATCTCCTGGGCCACCCAGCCAGGCAACGAGGAAAGCATCAACCCCGACAACGCCTGTGGCCTGAAGGTCGCCGTGCAGAAGGGCACCTACTCCGACACGGACGAGGTGCAGGGACGCTCCGATGAATGCGAAGCCCAGGGCAAGGAGCCGATTGAGAAGCTGGTCTACGAAAAGGCCGACGCCGCTGCCACCGCAACCATTCTGAAGAAGGCAGACGCCTACAGCTCCGACTCGCCAGTGATCGACTTCGCTATCGCACGCTCTGACGGCAAATTGGTGCGGGTTGGCGAACCTTTCGATACCGCCCCGTTCGGTATGGGCGTCAAAAAGAACAACCCGCTTGGAAAAGCCCTGGCCGCAACGATGCAGACCATGATGAACGACGGCACCTACGAGGCCATCCTCAAACAATGGGAACTCGAAGACGGAGGGCTAGACGCAGTGACGTTTAACCTCAAGCCCTACCAACTGCCGCACACGCTCGAACCGAAAGAAGGCACCAAGTGA